From the Cohaesibacter intestini genome, one window contains:
- the hflC gene encoding protease modulator HflC, translated as MKITSAILGLVTIALVFAVSGSLYTVSEVEQAIVTQFGKPVGKPIVTAGLKMKVPFIQEVHPIDRRVLEWDGSPSDMPTKDKLYISVDLFARWRIVEPLQYFLRLRDERSAQSRLDDILGSETRNAVAKHELIEIIRTTKDRTPLRDTLLTDEERAQDIGALVPISKGRALVERQIFEAAAQKVGVFGIELLDIRFKRINYNESVRPKIYDRMISERRQIAERFLSEGNGEAARIRGNRVRDLNKIQSEAYRAVEEIRGVADATAANIYAKAYNTDLQTIEFYEFTRTLQAYKDIISGETTLVLSTDSDLFKFIRTMKAATLSETTPSSTPPNGVLGTKGQDQ; from the coding sequence ATGAAAATCACATCTGCAATTTTAGGACTGGTCACCATTGCTTTGGTCTTTGCTGTCAGTGGGTCGTTATACACCGTCAGCGAAGTGGAACAGGCCATCGTTACCCAGTTTGGCAAGCCTGTGGGCAAGCCGATTGTCACGGCCGGTTTGAAGATGAAAGTCCCCTTCATCCAGGAGGTTCATCCTATCGACCGTCGCGTTCTGGAATGGGATGGCAGCCCCTCGGATATGCCCACCAAGGACAAGCTCTATATATCGGTAGATCTCTTTGCACGCTGGCGAATTGTCGAACCACTTCAGTATTTTCTGCGCTTGCGGGACGAGCGTAGCGCTCAGTCTCGCCTTGACGACATTCTTGGTAGTGAGACCCGCAATGCGGTTGCCAAGCATGAGTTAATCGAGATCATTCGAACAACCAAGGATCGAACCCCCTTGCGCGACACGCTCCTGACGGACGAGGAACGAGCGCAGGATATCGGCGCACTGGTGCCAATCAGCAAAGGCAGAGCCCTTGTGGAACGACAGATATTTGAGGCTGCAGCGCAGAAAGTTGGTGTCTTCGGTATTGAGCTTCTTGATATCCGCTTCAAGCGCATCAATTATAACGAAAGCGTTCGGCCAAAGATCTATGACCGCATGATATCCGAGCGACGCCAGATTGCTGAGCGCTTCCTGTCTGAGGGAAACGGAGAAGCGGCTCGCATTCGAGGTAATCGCGTTAGAGATCTGAACAAGATTCAGTCTGAGGCCTATCGAGCGGTTGAGGAGATCCGCGGCGTGGCGGATGCGACCGCCGCCAACATCTATGCGAAGGCATACAATACCGATCTCCAAACCATTGAATTCTATGAATTCACCCGCACGCTGCAGGCCTACAAAGACATCATTTCCGGAGAAACAACCCTCGTTCTTTCAACGGACAGCGACCTCTTCAAGTTCATCAGAACAATGAAAGCGGCTACTCTTTCGGAGACAACTCCGTCTTCGACACCCCCCAATGGGGTTCTGGGAACAAAGGGGCAAGATCAATAG
- a CDS encoding SLC13 family permease, with product MYPEMSSLSAGSFHIWMTYALVIVAILGFAIDRIKAEITALVLLIALLLLFELIPLRSGDGKVLLDTKDLLAGFANPALISVLALLVLGNGLWRTGALDWAIKQLFQRTGRSYKSAIFICFFVVFIASPFVNNTPVVVIFIPILETVVKRFSHSPNRVMMPLSFIAILAGMTTLVGSSTNLLVSGTMVELGQKPLEFFGFFVPGLVLAGVGLMYLLIATPLLLPRRSSPARRFISGNHRRFITQFTVGNEAKLIGARICFNILRIRGARLILVLRGEQRLIPPYQALAICEGDTLIVMGTHDALAEAQTRFPKLMLTTSGKEALPSSKPESRAFLSNNQIVVEIMIAPGSQLIGLSVEEANFRSRYGCLVLGVEQHSRITRVLTGRTLLEGDVLVVQGDHQSVERLRQHSGVVVLDGTARPLPGIGAAKMAGAIFVGVVLLSVSGILPIAAAAVFGVMLMLLTGVLTLDQAANSLDRKIYLMVGASLALGLAMLKSGAAAYLADGVIGLIGNAGPAVILSMLFLLVAILTNVLSNNATAILFTPVSIELATGLDADPLPFALAVLFGANCSFATPIGYQTNLLVMGPGYYHFSDFARVGLPLIVILWATFSIFMPWFYGL from the coding sequence GTGTATCCAGAAATGTCTAGTCTTTCAGCGGGAAGCTTCCACATTTGGATGACATATGCGTTGGTGATTGTCGCGATCCTTGGGTTTGCGATTGATCGCATTAAAGCTGAAATAACGGCTCTCGTCCTTTTGATTGCCTTGTTGCTACTGTTTGAACTCATTCCGTTGAGAAGTGGTGACGGAAAAGTCCTTCTGGATACCAAAGACTTATTGGCGGGATTTGCTAATCCCGCCCTGATCTCCGTACTGGCGCTGCTTGTTCTTGGCAATGGTTTGTGGAGAACAGGAGCATTGGACTGGGCAATCAAACAGTTGTTTCAACGAACGGGAAGAAGTTACAAGAGTGCGATTTTTATTTGCTTCTTTGTCGTGTTCATAGCCAGTCCTTTTGTCAATAACACGCCTGTCGTAGTAATCTTTATTCCGATTCTTGAAACCGTGGTTAAGCGGTTTTCTCATTCACCGAACAGAGTCATGATGCCATTGTCTTTCATCGCCATTCTGGCAGGCATGACGACATTGGTTGGGTCTTCCACCAACTTACTGGTGTCTGGAACCATGGTGGAATTGGGGCAGAAGCCACTTGAATTCTTCGGGTTCTTTGTGCCGGGGCTTGTTCTCGCCGGGGTGGGCCTGATGTATCTCTTGATTGCCACCCCTCTTTTGCTACCAAGGCGATCCTCGCCCGCCCGACGGTTCATATCAGGCAATCATCGAAGATTCATCACACAGTTCACGGTCGGCAACGAAGCGAAGCTGATCGGGGCTCGCATTTGCTTCAACATTCTGAGAATCCGGGGGGCACGTCTTATTCTTGTACTGAGGGGAGAACAGCGCCTCATTCCGCCCTATCAAGCGCTCGCAATCTGCGAGGGCGATACCCTTATTGTTATGGGAACACACGATGCTTTGGCTGAAGCCCAGACCAGATTTCCAAAGCTAATGCTTACAACATCAGGCAAGGAGGCTCTTCCTTCCAGCAAACCGGAAAGCAGGGCTTTTCTCTCAAACAATCAAATTGTCGTCGAGATCATGATTGCTCCAGGCTCACAACTCATTGGCCTCTCTGTTGAAGAGGCCAATTTTCGCTCTCGTTATGGCTGCCTTGTTCTTGGAGTGGAACAACATTCTCGAATAACCCGCGTTCTAACAGGGAGAACTCTTCTGGAAGGTGATGTCCTGGTCGTGCAGGGAGATCATCAATCCGTAGAACGGTTACGGCAACACTCTGGAGTTGTCGTGCTTGATGGCACCGCACGACCTTTGCCCGGCATCGGAGCGGCAAAGATGGCGGGAGCAATTTTTGTTGGCGTCGTCCTTCTCAGCGTGTCCGGCATCCTACCAATCGCAGCAGCTGCAGTCTTCGGCGTTATGCTTATGCTCCTGACCGGAGTGCTGACACTCGACCAAGCAGCGAACTCTCTAGATCGGAAAATTTACTTGATGGTGGGAGCTTCATTGGCTCTTGGCTTGGCCATGCTAAAAAGCGGTGCAGCCGCTTATCTTGCTGATGGTGTCATCGGATTGATTGGAAACGCCGGGCCTGCCGTCATCCTTTCGATGTTGTTTCTCCTGGTAGCTATTCTCACGAATGTGCTATCCAATAACGCGACAGCAATCTTGTTCACACCAGTATCCATAGAGTTGGCGACTGGACTAGACGCGGATCCATTGCCATTCGCATTGGCCGTTTTGTTTGGAGCAAACTGTTCATTCGCAACGCCTATAGGCTACCAGACTAATCTACTTGTTATGGGGCCAGGATATTATCATTTTAGCGATTTTGCGCGTGTGGGATTGCCACTAATTGTCATTTTATGGGCAACCTTCAGCATATTTATGCCATGGTTCTATGGATTGTAG
- a CDS encoding HEPN/Toprim-associated domain-containing protein: MGTEIQLTIAGVSLSYAKNHIGVDFGFLFQDGDTARRKLDGINYEYYEDHPEEAADLDEFEEVFARPLSRVLPRLHLLGFTIETARAEYEAVIAEAQEIDSYRTPPEEPNLLTFDEYCCLACRYPLSTLNDGAEFDDDERAKGKLVSDEDFQRLPWTENSNTFWSETSYFGAKVAILSASSMLLVFALNPANLSVDVVWEFGPLVHSGWEPRNLFQPGARRNQKVLVATEGASDARIIKRALDILRADVADFFSFVDVDERHHFWGTGNLVKFAEGLLRIDIHNKVLFVFDNDAEGVDAYKKLDALNLPPNMRSMLLPKLDEFRQFPALGPEGINITDINGRAAAIECYLDLNLPNRPPAQVRWSNYKKDIDAWHGALEFKETYQRHFDKQPSEALREGPYETLKLLKLLDSLIAEAALLIPSVSEVI; encoded by the coding sequence ATGGGAACCGAGATTCAACTTACAATAGCTGGTGTATCTTTATCCTACGCCAAGAACCACATAGGTGTAGACTTCGGCTTTCTGTTCCAGGACGGTGACACAGCGCGCCGAAAGTTGGATGGGATCAACTACGAGTATTACGAAGATCACCCTGAAGAGGCCGCAGATCTCGATGAGTTCGAGGAAGTGTTTGCCCGGCCTCTATCGCGTGTATTGCCCCGCCTGCATCTTTTGGGGTTTACGATCGAGACGGCACGCGCTGAGTACGAAGCGGTAATAGCCGAAGCACAGGAAATCGACTCCTACAGAACCCCTCCGGAAGAGCCTAACCTTCTGACCTTTGACGAATATTGTTGTCTGGCCTGTCGCTATCCGTTATCGACCCTCAACGATGGAGCCGAATTTGACGACGACGAAAGGGCCAAAGGAAAGCTGGTATCCGACGAGGATTTCCAACGTCTACCTTGGACGGAAAACTCCAATACGTTTTGGTCCGAGACAAGCTATTTCGGCGCGAAAGTAGCTATTCTCAGTGCATCGTCGATGCTTCTGGTTTTTGCCCTCAATCCCGCCAATCTAAGTGTCGATGTCGTCTGGGAGTTTGGTCCGCTGGTCCATTCAGGTTGGGAGCCTCGCAACCTCTTTCAACCCGGTGCAAGGCGGAATCAAAAAGTTCTAGTCGCTACCGAGGGCGCATCGGATGCTCGGATCATAAAACGCGCCCTCGACATCTTGCGCGCTGATGTCGCTGACTTTTTCAGTTTCGTAGACGTCGACGAGCGGCACCATTTTTGGGGAACGGGCAACCTCGTCAAATTTGCAGAAGGGCTTCTCCGCATCGACATACACAACAAAGTGCTCTTCGTTTTCGATAATGATGCGGAAGGCGTGGATGCCTATAAGAAGCTCGATGCTCTCAACCTACCACCTAATATGCGATCAATGTTGCTGCCCAAACTCGATGAATTCCGACAGTTTCCAGCGCTTGGTCCAGAGGGTATTAATATTACCGACATCAACGGGCGAGCGGCGGCGATCGAGTGCTATCTCGATCTGAATTTGCCTAATCGGCCGCCTGCGCAAGTTCGCTGGAGCAACTATAAAAAAGATATTGATGCTTGGCACGGAGCCTTAGAGTTCAAAGAAACTTACCAGAGGCACTTTGACAAGCAGCCATCCGAGGCACTTAGAGAGGGTCCGTACGAAACGTTAAAATTACTAAAATTGCTGGACTCCTTGATCGCCGAGGCTGCGTTGCTAATACCCTCCGTAAGCGAAGTCATCTAA
- a CDS encoding ATP-binding protein, with translation MSIFDFADIEALGSVISVDTAAVTIRVDDLDRLKRLQVNRLVVLQSSKPGQHLIGIVVKITRKPDTRELVEADPDDEGLVPNENNLVKITLIGTLLDRVGSAANVFRRTLETVPEIDANCFSLEGERLTKFMQVISDVNTDGPKLSLGHFTLDEEATAYLNGNKLFQRHAVIVGSTGSGKSWTTARLLDQIAELPQANAVLFDIHGEYRPLKGEAFRHLRIAGPSDIEHARGLADGVLHLPYWLLGYEALLSMFVDRSDQNAPNQSMIMTRTIVDAKKSSLDPVVHKDVLENFTIDSPVPFDINDVLKKLQQLDEEMVPGARADKQGPYYGKLSRLIGRLEAKRHDRRLAFLFQPPPECMDMAWLERMVHAISAGRGAQHNNQGGIKIIDFSEVPSDVLPLMVSLLAQIVFSTSLWTKSEKRHPIAIMCDEAHLYIPERMQADSSDAVAVEIFERIAKEGRKYGIGLVVISQRPSEVNRTVLSQCNNVVAMRLTNGDDQSVIKRLLPDSLGSFGDLLPVLDIGEALVVGDASLLPTRIRIAEPNMKPDSQTVAFWDRWNEETPKSDTQIAIRSWRKQSSS, from the coding sequence ATGTCTATTTTTGATTTCGCCGACATAGAAGCTCTCGGAAGCGTCATTTCAGTCGACACTGCTGCCGTCACTATTCGCGTCGATGACCTAGATCGGCTCAAGCGTCTCCAAGTCAACCGGCTGGTCGTTCTCCAAAGCAGCAAGCCTGGCCAGCACCTGATTGGTATTGTCGTGAAGATAACAAGGAAGCCAGATACGCGCGAACTGGTGGAGGCCGATCCTGACGATGAAGGCCTTGTACCAAACGAGAATAACCTCGTAAAAATTACCCTCATCGGCACACTACTCGACCGGGTCGGTAGTGCTGCGAATGTGTTTCGCCGCACCCTTGAGACCGTTCCTGAAATCGACGCAAACTGTTTTTCTTTGGAAGGTGAACGGCTTACTAAATTTATGCAAGTTATCTCCGATGTAAACACAGACGGCCCGAAGTTATCCTTGGGTCATTTCACGTTGGATGAAGAAGCTACTGCCTATCTCAATGGGAACAAACTTTTTCAGCGCCACGCGGTCATAGTTGGAAGCACTGGCTCTGGTAAGTCTTGGACAACAGCTCGGCTGCTCGATCAGATAGCCGAATTGCCGCAAGCGAATGCCGTCTTATTCGATATTCATGGCGAATATCGCCCGCTAAAAGGCGAAGCCTTTAGGCACCTTCGGATCGCCGGACCATCAGACATAGAACATGCTCGTGGTTTGGCAGACGGAGTCTTGCACTTGCCATACTGGTTGCTGGGCTATGAAGCCTTACTGTCGATGTTTGTAGACCGAAGTGATCAGAATGCGCCGAACCAGTCAATGATCATGACTCGTACCATCGTTGACGCGAAAAAGAGTTCACTTGACCCAGTCGTGCACAAAGATGTCCTTGAAAACTTCACGATCGACAGTCCGGTGCCCTTCGATATCAATGACGTCCTAAAGAAGCTTCAGCAACTGGATGAAGAAATGGTACCCGGAGCTCGGGCAGATAAGCAGGGCCCATACTACGGCAAGCTCAGCCGGCTGATCGGTCGTCTGGAAGCCAAAAGGCATGACCGCCGCCTAGCTTTCCTGTTCCAGCCTCCACCTGAATGTATGGACATGGCTTGGCTCGAGAGGATGGTCCACGCCATCTCCGCAGGTCGTGGCGCACAACACAACAATCAAGGCGGCATCAAAATCATCGACTTTTCAGAGGTGCCATCTGATGTGCTGCCGCTGATGGTGAGCCTTTTGGCTCAGATTGTCTTCTCAACGAGCCTTTGGACAAAATCAGAAAAGCGCCATCCAATCGCAATCATGTGTGACGAGGCCCACCTGTACATCCCAGAGCGTATGCAGGCGGACAGTTCTGACGCAGTTGCTGTTGAGATATTTGAACGGATTGCCAAAGAGGGCCGAAAGTACGGGATTGGGCTGGTTGTAATCAGTCAGCGACCTTCAGAAGTGAACCGAACCGTCCTCAGCCAGTGTAATAACGTGGTCGCTATGCGCCTGACCAACGGCGACGATCAAAGCGTCATCAAGCGCCTTTTACCAGATAGCCTCGGAAGCTTCGGGGACCTATTGCCCGTCTTGGATATCGGCGAAGCACTCGTTGTTGGCGATGCTAGCCTGCTGCCTACGCGAATTCGTATTGCTGAGCCAAATATGAAACCAGATAGCCAAACCGTAGCCTTCTGGGATCGCTGGAATGAAGAAACTCCAAAGTCTGATACCCAGATTGCTATTCGCTCTTGGCGCAAGCAAAGCTCGTCTTGA